A single Bacillus sp. HMF5848 DNA region contains:
- a CDS encoding glycosyltransferase — MNRFWEVIIKPIFEAHNVKDVVEVGSQYGKNTKQLLEYISEKEGQLFCIDPAPLFDTVEFEKEYSNFKFYKELSLSALPLIENYDAVLIDGDHNWYTVYNELKIIEKNFNGKNKFPLVLIHDIGWPYGRRDLYYNPENIPLAYQQPYKKLGITTDSSSLVENGFNSHLNNAIYENNPQNGVLTAVEDFINESELNLKLLKIEGLHGLGVIINSGEEQVAKLFTAEKLIEVVEKERITLMIENNRLKNEINSVNEKMTELKGTLIDELDKNQTLIDNNARLRRELSSINNQLQELNDEFKEKEEELKNTQEKLDNNKEIKDILQNTIDNSIGELKTMFEETAVVSEKLYSKENEIYILEEKLNEFQTEKNKLSKQIQELKGQAKNNLIRAQHAEIAANTHLNSVRYQLGDIVISALRPSKDTLKAPLKLIQLVKLGLKKRNNRKKNNETLRETKNTAVKPNNLTKSRQIPKINAEEVYKEIIKKHKQQIDVKVPETCPLVSLIVLNRNGAEHLRRLFTSILENTIYPNFEIIIFDNNSNDNSFEVINEFTPKVTIKLIKNNYNASFSEANNKAVNEAKGEYILLLNNDVEPLWGWLTEMVNTIQTTPGVGTVGSKLIYSKQNKNSINKVNELKVQHTGIAFKNTVDFIQPYNTGNGLDPFAAEVNQKRERAAVTAACLLVKKDLYLELEGLDEGYVYGYEDVDFGLKVIKKGLKNIYCPTSVLFHHEFGTQEKDLKKEIRDRRLKNRNLLKNKWFYWLKRQILNEKLNNKMIITEQPLKIALAVTEVGPNVTAGDYFTALELGESLKKLGYSVYFVSRRGEKSWYTLEEDTDILISLLEAYNPMKIINAPHNLVKIAWMRNWFERWIESPGFEKYDVLFASSSYASELVSKKINKQVYVLPIATNPERFKNGTKNDLLSCDYCFTGSYWNDPREIIQLLNPEKIPYDFKIFGKNWDKIKKFQPYDQGFLSYKQIPDLYKSTKLVIDDANRVTKPYGSVNSRVFDALASGTLVITNGKLGAEETFKGILPTFETKEELENLLLTYLNNENKRNKLVKKLQEVVLTNHTYDNRAKTIREILLGHQDKLKVAIKVPAPKWEVAHEWGDYHMALGLKKQFEKKGHEVIIQMLPEWDNDKDLSCDTVIVLRGLSRYKPKSHHINIMWNISHPDKVSIEEYNEYDHVFISSFEWAKIIAGKADVPVTPMLQCTDPKLFRRPTEDEAKKYQLLFVGNSRKIYRKIIKDLLPTDRELAVFGTLWENIIDRKYIKGKHILNTDLYKYYGSCDILLNDHWDDMRQKGFISNRIFDGLASEAFIITDKVEGIEDMFGDAIVTYETKEELRDLIEYYIENPEERKIKAKRGSDIVRRSHTYENRVSTFIDTIEMLIRKN, encoded by the coding sequence TTGAATCGTTTTTGGGAAGTTATTATAAAACCAATCTTTGAAGCACATAATGTGAAAGATGTAGTTGAGGTAGGATCTCAATATGGGAAAAATACTAAACAACTACTTGAATATATTAGTGAAAAAGAAGGACAGCTTTTTTGTATTGATCCTGCTCCTTTATTTGATACAGTAGAGTTTGAGAAAGAATACTCAAACTTTAAGTTTTATAAAGAATTAAGCTTAAGTGCATTACCGCTCATTGAGAACTATGATGCTGTCTTAATTGATGGAGATCACAATTGGTACACTGTCTATAATGAACTAAAGATAATTGAAAAAAATTTCAATGGAAAAAATAAGTTCCCGTTAGTTCTTATTCACGATATTGGTTGGCCATACGGTAGAAGAGATTTATATTACAATCCAGAAAATATACCACTAGCATACCAACAACCATACAAAAAGTTAGGAATAACTACAGACTCATCCAGTTTGGTGGAAAATGGATTTAATAGTCACCTTAATAACGCAATCTATGAGAACAACCCTCAAAACGGAGTATTAACAGCTGTTGAAGATTTCATTAATGAATCTGAACTAAATTTAAAGCTGTTGAAAATAGAAGGTCTACATGGGCTTGGAGTGATAATAAATTCAGGCGAAGAGCAAGTTGCTAAACTATTCACTGCTGAAAAACTCATTGAAGTCGTAGAAAAAGAACGAATAACTTTAATGATTGAGAATAATAGACTAAAAAATGAAATTAATTCTGTTAATGAAAAAATGACGGAATTGAAGGGTACACTAATAGATGAACTCGATAAGAACCAGACTTTAATTGATAATAATGCAAGGTTGAGAAGAGAGTTATCTTCAATAAATAACCAGTTACAAGAATTAAATGATGAATTTAAAGAAAAAGAAGAAGAATTAAAAAATACTCAAGAGAAATTAGATAACAACAAAGAGATTAAAGATATTTTACAGAACACCATAGATAATTCTATTGGTGAACTAAAAACGATGTTCGAAGAAACGGCCGTGGTGTCTGAGAAATTATATTCAAAAGAGAATGAGATATATATCTTAGAAGAAAAATTAAATGAATTTCAAACGGAAAAAAACAAACTTTCTAAACAAATACAAGAGTTAAAAGGTCAGGCTAAAAATAATCTAATAAGAGCACAGCATGCAGAAATTGCGGCAAACACGCATTTAAACTCAGTTCGATATCAATTAGGAGATATTGTTATAAGTGCATTAAGACCTTCGAAAGATACTTTAAAAGCTCCTTTAAAGTTGATTCAATTAGTGAAGCTGGGTCTCAAAAAACGTAATAATAGAAAAAAAAATAATGAAACTTTAAGGGAAACAAAGAATACTGCAGTTAAGCCTAATAATTTAACTAAAAGTAGACAAATACCGAAAATTAATGCTGAAGAAGTATATAAAGAGATTATAAAAAAGCATAAACAACAAATTGATGTGAAAGTACCAGAAACTTGTCCATTGGTTTCCTTAATTGTATTAAACCGTAACGGTGCAGAACATTTAAGAAGATTGTTTACTTCAATTTTGGAGAATACCATCTATCCGAATTTTGAGATTATCATTTTTGATAATAACTCAAATGATAATAGTTTCGAAGTAATCAATGAGTTCACGCCCAAAGTAACAATTAAACTCATTAAGAATAATTATAATGCTTCATTTTCAGAAGCCAATAATAAAGCAGTAAATGAAGCAAAAGGTGAGTACATTTTATTATTAAATAATGATGTAGAGCCACTTTGGGGTTGGTTAACGGAAATGGTAAATACAATTCAAACAACACCAGGCGTTGGAACAGTTGGATCAAAATTAATATATTCTAAACAGAATAAAAATAGTATTAACAAAGTAAACGAGTTGAAGGTTCAACACACAGGTATTGCTTTCAAAAACACGGTGGATTTTATACAACCGTATAATACTGGTAATGGGTTAGACCCATTTGCTGCTGAAGTCAATCAGAAAAGAGAGCGTGCAGCTGTAACTGCAGCTTGTTTATTAGTAAAGAAAGATTTGTATTTAGAATTAGAAGGTTTAGATGAAGGATACGTCTATGGATACGAAGATGTGGACTTCGGCCTAAAGGTTATAAAAAAAGGGCTTAAAAACATCTACTGTCCAACTTCTGTTCTTTTTCATCATGAATTTGGAACTCAAGAGAAAGACTTGAAAAAAGAAATTCGAGATAGGCGGCTAAAGAATAGAAATCTGCTAAAAAATAAGTGGTTTTATTGGTTGAAAAGACAAATTCTAAACGAAAAATTAAATAATAAAATGATTATAACTGAACAACCATTGAAGATTGCACTAGCAGTGACAGAAGTAGGACCTAATGTGACAGCTGGTGATTACTTTACAGCATTAGAACTAGGAGAGTCTCTCAAGAAGCTAGGCTATTCAGTATATTTTGTTTCTAGGAGAGGAGAGAAAAGTTGGTATACCTTAGAGGAAGATACTGATATATTGATTTCCCTTCTAGAGGCCTATAACCCTATGAAAATTATCAATGCCCCGCACAACTTGGTTAAAATTGCTTGGATGAGAAATTGGTTTGAGCGTTGGATAGAATCACCGGGCTTTGAGAAATATGATGTTTTATTTGCATCGAGTAGCTATGCCAGTGAGCTTGTTAGTAAAAAGATAAATAAACAAGTGTATGTTTTACCTATTGCTACTAATCCCGAACGCTTTAAAAATGGTACTAAAAATGACTTACTATCGTGCGATTATTGTTTTACTGGTAGTTACTGGAATGATCCAAGGGAGATTATTCAACTATTAAATCCTGAAAAAATACCATATGACTTTAAAATTTTCGGGAAAAATTGGGACAAAATTAAAAAGTTCCAACCATATGATCAAGGTTTCTTAAGTTATAAGCAAATTCCGGATCTTTATAAGTCAACTAAGTTAGTAATTGATGATGCCAATCGAGTGACGAAACCATATGGTTCTGTAAATAGTAGGGTATTTGATGCTTTAGCAAGTGGTACTCTGGTAATAACAAATGGAAAACTTGGTGCTGAGGAAACTTTTAAGGGGATACTTCCGACATTTGAAACAAAAGAAGAACTAGAAAATCTGTTGTTGACTTATCTCAATAACGAAAATAAAAGAAATAAGTTGGTCAAAAAATTGCAGGAAGTTGTGCTAACAAATCACACTTATGACAATCGTGCTAAAACGATTCGGGAAATTCTATTAGGTCACCAAGACAAGCTTAAAGTTGCAATAAAAGTTCCTGCTCCTAAATGGGAGGTTGCCCATGAGTGGGGAGATTACCATATGGCCTTAGGATTGAAGAAACAGTTTGAGAAAAAGGGGCATGAAGTAATTATTCAAATGTTACCGGAGTGGGACAATGATAAAGACTTATCATGTGATACGGTTATTGTTTTAAGAGGATTAAGTAGATATAAGCCTAAAAGTCATCATATTAATATTATGTGGAATATATCGCATCCGGATAAGGTTTCTATTGAAGAGTATAATGAATACGATCATGTTTTTATTTCATCCTTTGAATGGGCAAAAATTATTGCAGGAAAAGCAGATGTCCCTGTTACTCCAATGCTTCAATGTACAGACCCTAAGCTATTTCGTAGACCTACAGAAGATGAGGCTAAGAAATATCAACTCTTATTTGTAGGGAATTCACGTAAGATTTATAGAAAAATTATTAAAGACTTGTTACCTACAGATAGAGAGTTAGCTGTTTTTGGAACATTATGGGAGAATATCATCGATCGTAAGTATATTAAAGGGAAACACATTCTTAATACAGATCTATATAAATACTATGGCTCGTGTGATATTTTACTAAATGATCACTGGGATGATATGAGACAAAAGGGCTTTATTTCAAATCGGATATTTGATGGTTTAGCATCCGAGGCTTTTATTATCACAGATAAAGTCGAGGGAATTGAGGATATGTTTGGAGATGCAATAGTAACATATGAAACAAAAGAAGAACTTCGTGATTTAATTGAATATTATATTGAAAATCCAGAAGAACGAAAGATCAAAGCCAAAAGAGGTTCAGATATTGTGAGAAGATCTCATACTTATGAGAATAGAGTTAGTACCTTTATAGATACAATTGAAATGTTAATCAGAAAGAATTAA